Genomic window (Vitis riparia cultivar Riparia Gloire de Montpellier isolate 1030 chromosome 4, EGFV_Vit.rip_1.0, whole genome shotgun sequence):
TCTTTCCAAGAACCATTTGACGGGGCCGATACCAGCGGGTTTCGGGAAGCTACAAAATTTGACCGGTCTGAATCTTTTCTGGAATCAGTTGTCAGGAGAGATACCAGTAAATATAAGCCTCATTCCTACACTGGAAACTTTCAAAGTTTTTAGCAATCAATTGAGTGGAGTTTTGCCTCCAGCATTTGGCCTTCATTCGGTGCTCAAACGCTTTGAGGTTTCCGAGAATAAACTAAGCGGGGAATTACCTCAACATTTATGCGCTAGGGGGGCTTTGCTTGGAGTGGTTGCTTCCAACAACAATCTCAGCGGGGAAGTGCCCAAGTCCCTCGGGAATTGCAGAAGTTTGCTCACCATTCAGCTTTCCAACAATCGCTTTTCAGGTGAGATTCCTTCCGGCATATGGACATCCCCGGACATGATATGGGTGATGTTAGCTGGAAATTCATTCTCGGGGACACTTCCAAGTAAATTGGCAAGGAATTTGTCTAGAGTGGAGATCAGTAACAACAAGTTTTCTGGTCCAATTCCTGCTGAAATCTCTTCATGGATGAACATAGCTGTGCTCAATGCCAGCAACAATATGTTGTCAGGAAAAATTCCAGTGGAATTGACCAGTCTTCGGAACATCTCTGTTCTGTTGCTTGATGGGAATCAATTCTCGGGTGAGCTTCCATCCGAGATCATCTCATGGAAGTCGCTCAATAATTTGAATCTCTCTAGAAACAAACTTTCTGGCCCAATTCCCAAGGCATTAGGTTCTTTAGCTAACCTTAATTACCTCGACCTGTCAGAAAACCAGTTCTCAGGTCAAATTCCTCCTGAACTTGGTCGTTTGACGCTTAATATCCTCGATCTATCGTTCAACCAACTCTCTGGGATGGTCCCCATTGAGTTTCAATATGGAGGATATGAACACAGTTTCTTGAACGATCCCAAGCTGTGTGTCAATGTTGGCACTCTGAAACTCCCTAGATGTGATGCCAAAGCCGTTGACTCCGACAAATTGTCAACCAAATATCTCGTTATGATCCTAATTTTCGTTGTATCTGGTTTCCTAGCTGTTGTTTTGTTCACCCTGCTCATGGTTCGAGATGATAATAGGAAGAATCACAGTCGAGACCATACGCCTTGGAAGGTTACTCAATTCCAAACACTAGATTTCAATGAACAATACATATTGACCAGTTTGACAGAAAATAATTTGATCGGACGCGGTGGGTCAGGGGAAGTATACCGAATTGCTAATAACCGTTCTGGTGAACTCCTAGCGGTTAAAAAGATTTGTAATAACAGGAGATTGGATCACAAGCTTCAGAAACAATTCATAGCAGAAGTCGAGATACTGGGCACCATACGCCATACCAATATAGTGAAGTTGTTGTGCTGCATATCGAATGAAAGCTCAAGCCTTCTTGTTTATGAGTACATGGAGAAGCAGAGTTTGGATAGATGGCTTCATGGGAAGAAGCAGAGAACAACGTCCATGACAAGTTCAGTCCATAACTTTGTCTTGGATTGGCCAACAAGGTTGCAGATTGCCATCGGAGCTGCAAAAGGCCTATGCCACATGCATGAAAACTGCTCTGCCCCGATCATACATCGAGATGTGAAGTCCAGCAACATCTTGCTAGATGCCGAGTTCAAAGCAAAAATTGCTGATTTTGGATTGGCCAAGATGTTGGTCAAGCAAGGAGAGCCCAACACCATGTCAGGAGTTGCAGGCTCTTACGGATATATTGCCCCTGGTAAGACCATCAAGGCCTTCCTTTCCACATGTTTTCATTTCCATAATTTATCgataatttttatcatacaatTCTTGTATACTTGGATGATAGAGTATGCTTATACAACAAAGGTGAACGAGAAGATCGATGTATATAGCTTTGGAGTAGTCCTGCTTGAGCTAGTGACGGGGAGAGAACCCAACAGCGAGGACGAGCACATGTGCCTTGTAGAATGGGCATGGGATCAGTTCAGAGAAGGGAAAACCATTGAGGAAGTGATGGATGAGGAGATCAAGGAACAATGTGAAAGAGCACAAGTGACCACTCTCTTCAGTCTAGGCCTCATGTGCACTACCAGATCACCATCCACTAGGCCCACAATGAAGGAGGTTTTGGAAATTCTTCGACAGTGCAGTCCTCAGGACGGccatggaagaaagaaaaaggaccaCGAAGCTGCACCCCTGCTTCAAA
Coding sequences:
- the LOC117912785 gene encoding receptor-like protein kinase HSL1, which codes for MPKLPLLFATAPFPTLFFLLVLSIFQVISQNLDDERSILLDVKQQLGNPPSLQSWNSSSSPCDWPEITCTDNTVTAISLHNKTIREKIPATICDLKNLIVLDVSNNYIPGEFPDILNCSKLEYLLLLQNSFVGPIPADIDRLSRLRYLDLTANNFSGDIPAAIGRLRELFYLFLVQNEFNGTWPTEIGNLANLEQLAMAYNDKFRPSALPKEFGALKKLKYLWMTQANLIGEIPESFNHLSSLEHLDLSLNKLEGTIPGVMLTLKNLTNLYLFNNRLSGRIPSSIEALNLKEIDLSKNHLTGPIPAGFGKLQNLTGLNLFWNQLSGEIPVNISLIPTLETFKVFSNQLSGVLPPAFGLHSVLKRFEVSENKLSGELPQHLCARGALLGVVASNNNLSGEVPKSLGNCRSLLTIQLSNNRFSGEIPSGIWTSPDMIWVMLAGNSFSGTLPSKLARNLSRVEISNNKFSGPIPAEISSWMNIAVLNASNNMLSGKIPVELTSLRNISVLLLDGNQFSGELPSEIISWKSLNNLNLSRNKLSGPIPKALGSLANLNYLDLSENQFSGQIPPELGRLTLNILDLSFNQLSGMVPIEFQYGGYEHSFLNDPKLCVNVGTLKLPRCDAKAVDSDKLSTKYLVMILIFVVSGFLAVVLFTLLMVRDDNRKNHSRDHTPWKVTQFQTLDFNEQYILTSLTENNLIGRGGSGEVYRIANNRSGELLAVKKICNNRRLDHKLQKQFIAEVEILGTIRHTNIVKLLCCISNESSSLLVYEYMEKQSLDRWLHGKKQRTTSMTSSVHNFVLDWPTRLQIAIGAAKGLCHMHENCSAPIIHRDVKSSNILLDAEFKAKIADFGLAKMLVKQGEPNTMSGVAGSYGYIAPEYAYTTKVNEKIDVYSFGVVLLELVTGREPNSEDEHMCLVEWAWDQFREGKTIEEVMDEEIKEQCERAQVTTLFSLGLMCTTRSPSTRPTMKEVLEILRQCSPQDGHGRKKKDHEAAPLLQNGTYPATYKHSEMGSDNEDDDNLV